A window of the Streptomyces sp. NBC_01351 genome harbors these coding sequences:
- a CDS encoding alkaline phosphatase D family protein — protein MAPMPHTRRSLIGGSLALSSALFAAPALAAPAFARSGRPNALWGVQSGEITAHSATVWTRSDRPARMYVETSPSEAFRYAVRHHRGPLLGPSGDFTGTTVLRDLPPGRQIHYRVVLADPDDPRRTSEPVRGSFRTTPVSRRHDVRFLWSGDLAGQGWGINPDLGGYRVFEEMRLRDPDFFLFSGDTIYADGPIKAAVPLRDGSTWRNVTTEEKSKVAETLAEFRGNFRYNLLDPNLRDFNAQVPVLAQWDDHEVRNNWYPGQLIDDPRYTVREADTLAARARQVFGEYFPVTDLRGGRAEGRMYRAMRYGPLLDVFVLDMRTYRNANSPGTQTEDPIGILGPEQLAWLKRELTRSRATWKVIAADMPLGIVVGDGATNFEAVAQGDPGAPLGRELQIAELLRHIKHQRITGTLWLTADVHYTAANHYAPERAAFADFAPFWEFVSGPIGAGGFPAGRLDATFGPETAFVQSAPFANMSPSENPPYYGEVDIDGGSGELTVRLRQQGGGVLFTKTLQPGRVGQ, from the coding sequence ATGGCACCGATGCCGCACACCCGAAGGTCCCTGATCGGCGGTTCGCTCGCCCTGTCCTCCGCACTCTTCGCCGCTCCGGCGCTCGCGGCCCCCGCCTTCGCCCGCTCCGGCCGGCCGAACGCGCTCTGGGGCGTGCAGTCAGGCGAGATCACCGCCCACTCCGCCACCGTGTGGACCCGCTCCGACCGCCCGGCCCGGATGTACGTGGAGACCTCGCCGAGCGAGGCGTTCCGCTACGCCGTACGCCACCACCGCGGTCCGCTGCTCGGCCCCTCGGGCGACTTCACCGGTACGACCGTCCTGCGCGACCTCCCGCCCGGCCGGCAGATCCACTACCGGGTCGTCCTGGCCGACCCCGACGACCCGCGCCGCACGTCCGAGCCGGTCCGCGGCAGCTTCCGCACCACCCCCGTCTCCCGCCGCCACGACGTGCGCTTCCTCTGGTCGGGGGACCTGGCCGGCCAGGGCTGGGGCATCAACCCCGATCTCGGCGGCTACCGGGTCTTCGAGGAGATGCGGCTGCGCGACCCCGACTTCTTCCTCTTCAGCGGGGACACGATCTACGCCGACGGGCCGATCAAGGCCGCCGTACCCCTCCGTGACGGCAGCACGTGGCGCAACGTCACCACCGAGGAGAAGTCGAAGGTCGCCGAGACCCTGGCCGAGTTCCGCGGGAACTTCCGCTACAACCTGCTCGATCCCAACCTGCGCGACTTCAACGCCCAGGTCCCCGTCCTCGCCCAGTGGGACGACCACGAGGTGCGCAACAACTGGTACCCGGGCCAGCTGATCGACGACCCCCGCTACACGGTGCGCGAAGCCGACACCCTCGCCGCCCGAGCCCGCCAGGTCTTCGGCGAGTACTTCCCCGTCACCGACCTGCGCGGCGGCCGCGCCGAGGGCCGGATGTACCGCGCGATGCGGTACGGCCCGCTCCTCGACGTCTTCGTGCTCGACATGCGCACGTACCGGAACGCCAACTCCCCCGGCACGCAGACCGAGGACCCCATCGGAATCCTCGGCCCCGAGCAGCTGGCCTGGCTGAAGCGCGAGCTCACCCGCTCCCGCGCCACCTGGAAGGTGATCGCCGCCGACATGCCGCTCGGCATCGTCGTCGGCGACGGGGCGACGAACTTCGAGGCCGTGGCGCAGGGCGACCCCGGCGCCCCGCTGGGGCGTGAGCTCCAGATCGCCGAGCTGCTGCGCCACATCAAGCACCAGCGCATCACCGGCACCCTCTGGCTCACCGCCGACGTGCACTACACCGCCGCCAACCACTACGCGCCGGAGCGGGCCGCCTTCGCCGACTTCGCGCCGTTCTGGGAGTTCGTCTCCGGCCCGATCGGCGCGGGCGGCTTCCCGGCCGGGCGGCTCGACGCCACCTTCGGCCCGGAGACGGCCTTCGTCCAGTCGGCGCCGTTCGCCAACATGTCCCCGTCGGAGAACCCCCCGTACTACGGCGAGGTGGACATCGACGGCGGCAGCGGGGAGCTCACCGTCCGGCTGCGGCAGCAGGGAGGCGGTGTCCTGTTCACCAAGACCCTCCAGCCCGGGCGCGTGGGTCAGTAG
- a CDS encoding alpha/beta fold hydrolase yields the protein MTATVSFTIDSPLGPRTTTVAYERKGAGEPLLLLHGIGHHLQAWHPVTDILAAEHEVIAVDLPGFGASEPLPEGVPYDLATVVPALGALCAALGVERPHVAGNSLGGLLALEMGRTGLARSVTALSPAGFWTEGERRYAFATLLTMRAGAKALPRPALERLSRGAAGRAALTGTIYARPTRRSPEAVVAETLALREATGFEATLAAGGSVRFTEDVPGLPVTVAWGTRDRLLLRRQGVRAKHTIPGARLVRLPGCGHVPMNDDPALVSRVILDTARSRRLVAA from the coding sequence ATGACCGCCACGGTCTCCTTCACGATCGATTCGCCGCTCGGCCCCCGCACCACCACCGTCGCCTACGAGCGCAAGGGCGCGGGCGAACCCCTCCTCCTGCTGCACGGCATCGGCCACCACCTCCAGGCCTGGCACCCGGTGACCGACATCCTCGCCGCCGAGCACGAGGTGATCGCCGTCGACCTGCCCGGCTTCGGCGCCTCGGAGCCGCTGCCCGAAGGGGTTCCCTACGACCTGGCCACGGTGGTTCCCGCGCTCGGCGCACTGTGCGCGGCCCTCGGTGTCGAGCGCCCGCACGTCGCGGGCAACTCCCTCGGCGGCCTGCTCGCGCTCGAAATGGGCCGGACCGGCCTCGCCCGCTCGGTCACCGCCCTCTCCCCCGCCGGGTTCTGGACGGAGGGCGAACGCCGCTACGCCTTCGCCACCCTCCTCACGATGCGCGCCGGCGCCAAGGCCCTGCCCCGCCCCGCACTGGAGCGGCTCTCGCGCGGTGCCGCCGGACGGGCCGCGCTGACCGGCACCATCTACGCCCGCCCGACCCGCCGTTCGCCCGAGGCCGTGGTCGCCGAGACCCTCGCCCTGCGGGAGGCCACCGGCTTCGAGGCGACCCTGGCCGCGGGTGGGTCCGTACGGTTCACCGAAGACGTGCCCGGCCTGCCGGTCACCGTCGCCTGGGGCACCCGCGACCGGCTGCTGCTGCGCCGCCAGGGCGTACGGGCCAAGCACACCATCCCCGGAGCCCGACTGGTCCGGCTCCCGGGCTGCGGCCACGTTCCGATGAACGACGATCCGGCACTCGTCTCCCGGGTGATCCTGGACACCGCCCGCAGCCGGCGCCTCGTGGCCGCCTGA
- a CDS encoding GntR family transcriptional regulator: protein MGTTQLETVPEPKYWHLKTVLSEALDQDFAVGEVLPNERELAARFGVARATLRQALEQLELEGRLQRRRGVGTTVAPPRVGVAVGTAGHSWPGEHVDGWEPVDAAETVPSAAVLKLLGTGGGFAADEPVHTVRRTRVTQGQAVAAELLYVPAASVPGLTAIEAPAGPARARAVLRELQRLVLEGQDRSVELGSARADDAKELDRLPGAPVLLVTTRYFTAAGTAAVSVATYRADTCRLTFGDSGDVEITHEPRVAS from the coding sequence GTGGGGACCACGCAGCTCGAAACGGTGCCGGAGCCGAAGTACTGGCACCTCAAGACCGTCCTCAGCGAAGCGCTCGACCAGGACTTCGCCGTCGGTGAGGTCCTGCCGAACGAGCGTGAGCTCGCCGCCCGCTTCGGCGTCGCCCGCGCGACCCTGCGCCAGGCGCTGGAGCAGCTGGAGCTCGAGGGCCGACTGCAGCGCCGCCGCGGGGTCGGTACCACCGTCGCCCCGCCGCGCGTCGGTGTCGCCGTCGGCACCGCCGGGCACAGCTGGCCCGGCGAGCACGTCGACGGCTGGGAGCCGGTGGACGCCGCGGAGACCGTGCCGTCGGCAGCGGTGCTGAAGCTGCTGGGTACCGGCGGGGGCTTCGCCGCCGACGAGCCGGTCCACACCGTGCGCCGGACCCGCGTCACCCAGGGTCAGGCCGTCGCCGCCGAACTGCTCTACGTCCCGGCCGCCTCGGTGCCCGGTCTCACCGCGATCGAGGCTCCGGCCGGTCCCGCCCGCGCCCGCGCCGTCCTGCGCGAGCTGCAGCGGCTGGTCCTCGAAGGCCAGGACCGCTCGGTGGAACTCGGCTCCGCGCGCGCCGACGACGCCAAAGAACTGGACCGCCTGCCCGGCGCGCCCGTACTCCTCGTCACCACGCGCTACTTCACCGCGGCGGGCACCGCCGCCGTCTCGGTGGCGACCTACCGCGCCGACACCTGCCGCCTCACCTTCGGCGACTCCGGCGACGTCGAGATCACCCACGAGCCCCGCGTCGCCTCCTGA
- a CDS encoding ROK family transcriptional regulator, whose product MGQLTGGDPSLLRRINSAVVLRALRAAEAPTLTDLTRVTGLSRPTVEGVVEGLMGTGLVVEADAEEGARRQGRPARRFRFRAEAGHLLGIEIGSHRVAVLLSGLDGRVIGAGTKDVSESASADERLEKVRAAVADLLRRAGVPRDSLRAVGVGSPGIVEADGTVRLGTALPGWTGLPLGERLQRSFRCPVQVENDANAAAVAEHWKGAARDTDDIVFVMAGLSPGAGSLIGGRLHRGFGGAAGEIGALHLLGREVTPEKLLSTTGEPLHPLDEPAVAEVFAMAKRGDERAVAAVERFLQRLVHDVAALVLAMDPELVVVGGWAAGLDGVLDPLRRELERYCLRPPKVALSLLGEAAVATGALRLALDHVEEELFAVEKTVTARRR is encoded by the coding sequence TTGGGGCAGCTGACCGGCGGAGATCCCTCTCTGCTCAGGCGGATCAACTCCGCCGTGGTGCTGCGCGCACTGCGCGCGGCCGAAGCACCGACCCTCACCGACCTCACCCGGGTGACCGGTCTCTCCAGGCCGACCGTCGAGGGGGTCGTGGAGGGGCTGATGGGGACCGGGCTGGTCGTCGAGGCCGACGCCGAGGAAGGCGCGCGGCGTCAGGGGCGTCCTGCCAGGCGGTTCCGTTTCCGGGCCGAGGCCGGGCACCTGCTGGGCATCGAGATCGGCTCGCACCGGGTCGCCGTGCTGCTCTCCGGGCTGGACGGTCGGGTCATCGGCGCGGGCACGAAGGACGTCTCGGAGTCGGCGTCCGCCGACGAGCGGCTGGAGAAGGTCCGCGCTGCCGTGGCGGATCTGCTGCGCAGGGCCGGGGTGCCCCGGGACTCACTGCGCGCGGTCGGGGTCGGCAGCCCCGGCATCGTGGAGGCGGACGGCACGGTCCGCCTCGGCACGGCCCTGCCCGGCTGGACGGGTCTGCCGCTGGGGGAACGGCTCCAGCGCTCGTTCCGCTGCCCGGTGCAGGTGGAGAACGACGCCAACGCCGCGGCGGTCGCCGAGCACTGGAAGGGTGCCGCGCGGGACACCGACGACATCGTGTTCGTGATGGCGGGGCTCAGTCCCGGCGCCGGCTCGCTGATCGGCGGCCGGCTCCACCGCGGCTTCGGCGGAGCGGCGGGCGAGATCGGAGCCCTGCACCTGCTGGGTCGCGAGGTCACGCCCGAAAAGCTGCTGTCGACCACCGGTGAACCCCTTCATCCGCTGGACGAGCCTGCGGTGGCCGAGGTCTTCGCCATGGCCAAGCGGGGCGACGAGCGGGCGGTGGCCGCCGTCGAGCGGTTCCTGCAGCGGCTGGTGCACGACGTGGCGGCGCTGGTCCTGGCAATGGATCCGGAGCTGGTGGTGGTCGGCGGCTGGGCGGCCGGGCTGGACGGGGTCCTGGACCCCCTGCGCCGGGAGCTGGAGCGCTACTGCCTGCGGCCGCCGAAGGTTGCCCTGTCCCTGCTCGGCGAGGCGGCGGTGGCCACCGGCGCGCTGCGCCTCGCGCTGGACCACGTGGAAGAAGAACTCTTCGCCGTGGAGAAGACGGTCACGGCCCGCCGCCGCTGA
- a CDS encoding response regulator transcription factor: MPVTVLLVDDEPLVRAGLRAVLDAQPDIEVVGEAPDGASVVPLVRQLRPDVVAMDVRMPLLDGIEATRAILKTVDSPPKILVVTTFENDEYVYQALRAGASGFLLKRARPSEIVHAVRLVAEGETLLFPAAVRALAAEYGNRQARAVLERAALTEREEAVLRLMARGLTNVEIASKLIVGTETVKSHVSAILGKLGARDRTQAVIMAYESGFVAPA, translated from the coding sequence ATGCCGGTTACCGTACTGCTCGTCGACGACGAACCCCTGGTGCGCGCGGGTCTGCGTGCCGTCCTGGACGCCCAGCCCGACATCGAGGTGGTGGGTGAGGCGCCCGACGGGGCCTCCGTCGTCCCACTGGTGCGGCAACTGCGGCCGGACGTGGTGGCGATGGACGTACGGATGCCGCTGCTCGACGGGATCGAGGCGACCCGCGCCATCCTGAAGACGGTGGATTCCCCGCCGAAGATCCTCGTGGTCACCACCTTCGAGAACGACGAGTACGTCTACCAGGCGCTGCGGGCCGGCGCGAGCGGGTTCCTGCTGAAGCGCGCCAGGCCTTCGGAGATCGTGCACGCGGTCCGGCTGGTGGCGGAGGGCGAGACGCTGCTCTTCCCAGCGGCTGTGCGTGCCCTGGCCGCGGAGTACGGAAACCGCCAGGCCCGGGCCGTGCTGGAGCGGGCTGCCTTGACCGAGCGCGAGGAGGCGGTCCTGCGGCTCATGGCCCGGGGGCTGACCAACGTGGAGATCGCCTCGAAGCTGATCGTCGGAACGGAGACGGTGAAGTCGCACGTCAGCGCGATTCTGGGGAAGCTGGGGGCGCGGGACCGGACCCAGGCCGTGATCATGGCCTACGAGTCGGGGTTCGTCGCCCCGGCCTGA
- a CDS encoding sensor histidine kinase has protein sequence MYRLLRAPLRGVTYTRWLHLLVPILLLAIWMFIEPAWPWMPALIVAPFGLVPWVRLAEGLQAQFLLTPHERGRPDGSISTAPSARWSDRWRTLAWLEIRLVLAGVAMAATVWLPIMTLELAITGAGRALGADDVILPFVPPRWAALLLVPVPLVLLLFIVVLLGEAVTAIAAKLLGPSAAERLTALEARTEQLLERTRIARELHDSIGHALTVAVVQAGAARAAGDPEFTERALCAIEETGRAAMEDLERVLMVLRESSRPPSQRPTLADADRLLESARASGASVDAELSGPLEKLPGPVAREGYRILQEALTNVLRHSGSVPVRVRIEMAVGRLDLEVTNPLPTEPGPMTGRGSGLRGIRERAALLGGEAETGPHEGNWRVRARLPLERIG, from the coding sequence ATGTACCGATTGCTCCGTGCCCCCCTTCGCGGGGTCACCTACACCCGCTGGCTGCATCTGCTCGTACCGATCCTGCTCCTCGCCATCTGGATGTTCATAGAGCCCGCATGGCCGTGGATGCCCGCCCTGATCGTCGCCCCCTTCGGACTGGTCCCCTGGGTGCGGCTGGCAGAAGGGCTGCAGGCCCAGTTCCTGCTCACCCCGCACGAGCGCGGCCGGCCCGACGGCTCCATCAGCACCGCACCGTCCGCGCGTTGGAGTGACCGCTGGCGGACGCTCGCCTGGCTCGAGATACGTCTCGTCTTGGCGGGCGTGGCCATGGCGGCGACGGTGTGGCTGCCGATCATGACGCTGGAACTCGCCATCACCGGCGCGGGGCGCGCTCTCGGGGCGGACGACGTGATCCTGCCCTTCGTCCCGCCTCGCTGGGCGGCCTTGCTCCTCGTGCCGGTGCCGCTGGTCCTGCTGCTGTTCATCGTGGTCCTGCTCGGCGAAGCCGTCACCGCCATAGCCGCCAAACTGCTGGGGCCTTCGGCGGCCGAGCGGCTCACCGCGCTCGAGGCACGGACGGAGCAGCTGTTGGAACGGACGCGGATCGCCCGGGAGTTGCACGACTCCATCGGGCACGCGCTCACCGTGGCCGTCGTCCAGGCGGGAGCCGCCCGGGCGGCGGGCGATCCGGAGTTCACCGAGCGGGCGCTCTGCGCGATCGAGGAGACGGGACGGGCCGCGATGGAGGACCTGGAGCGGGTCCTCATGGTGCTCCGTGAGTCCTCCCGGCCTCCCTCCCAGCGGCCCACCCTGGCCGATGCCGACCGGCTGCTGGAGTCGGCGCGCGCTTCCGGCGCCTCGGTGGACGCCGAACTGTCCGGTCCGCTGGAGAAGTTGCCGGGCCCGGTGGCACGCGAGGGATACCGGATCCTTCAGGAGGCGCTGACCAACGTACTGCGCCACAGCGGTTCGGTTCCGGTCCGGGTGCGGATCGAAATGGCCGTGGGAAGACTGGACTTGGAGGTCACCAATCCCCTGCCGACGGAGCCCGGGCCGATGACGGGCCGCGGCTCCGGACTGCGCGGCATCCGGGAGCGGGCCGCGTTGCTCGGAGGGGAGGCCGAGACCGGGCCGCACGAGGGCAACTGGAGGGTGCGCGCCCGGCTTCCGCTGGAGCGAATAGGCTGA
- a CDS encoding ABC transporter ATP-binding protein encodes MNTIEIRDLTKEYGTHRAVDGLTFDVLPGRVTGFLGPNGAGKSTTMRLLLGLDRATSGTATIGGRSYLDFPDPLHRVGALLDAQSAHGGRTAQDHLRFLAAAGSMPMRRVGEVLEQAGLASVAKRRIKSFSLGMRQRLGIAAALLGDPGVLLLDEPTNGLDPEGIIWIRELMRGFAAEGRTVLVSSHLMSETSALADHLIVLGNGKLLADTSMKEFIDARSTQRVRLRTSDPIRLRAALARDGFEMVTADDGRWTVEGMQAEDLGGLAAREGIPMLELSDERASLEQAYLDLTADHAQFTATH; translated from the coding sequence ATGAACACGATCGAGATTCGAGACCTCACCAAGGAATACGGCACCCACCGTGCGGTGGACGGCCTCACCTTCGATGTTTTGCCCGGGCGGGTCACCGGCTTCCTCGGCCCCAACGGAGCCGGAAAGTCGACCACGATGCGGCTGCTGCTGGGCCTGGACCGGGCGACCTCGGGCACGGCCACCATCGGTGGGCGGAGCTACCTGGACTTCCCGGACCCGCTGCACCGGGTCGGAGCCCTCCTGGACGCGCAGTCGGCGCACGGCGGACGCACCGCTCAGGACCACCTCCGCTTTCTCGCCGCGGCCGGCAGTATGCCGATGCGCCGGGTGGGCGAGGTCTTGGAGCAGGCCGGGCTGGCCTCCGTGGCCAAGCGGCGGATCAAGTCATTCTCGCTCGGCATGCGCCAGCGCCTCGGCATAGCCGCCGCGCTACTGGGCGACCCCGGGGTGCTCCTGTTGGACGAGCCGACCAACGGCCTCGACCCCGAGGGCATCATCTGGATCCGTGAGCTGATGCGCGGCTTCGCCGCCGAAGGACGCACCGTCCTGGTCTCCAGCCACCTGATGTCCGAGACCTCGGCGCTCGCCGACCACTTGATCGTGCTCGGCAACGGCAAGCTGCTGGCCGATACCTCGATGAAGGAATTCATCGACGCCCGCAGCACCCAGAGGGTGCGCCTGCGCACCTCCGACCCGATCCGGCTGCGGGCCGCACTGGCCCGGGACGGCTTCGAGATGGTGACTGCCGACGACGGGCGATGGACCGTCGAAGGCATGCAGGCCGAAGACCTCGGCGGCCTGGCGGCCCGCGAAGGCATCCCCATGCTGGAGCTCTCCGACGAGCGCGCCTCGCTGGAGCAGGCCTACCTCGACCTCACGGCCGATCACGCGCAGTTCACCGCAACCCACTGA
- a CDS encoding ABC transporter permease: MRAALPTAPTLHSEWIKIRSLRGTFWALIAVFAATAGIQVLTAAAIGQAEAGSMGQDPLYAAYYGLIFGQIAAMTFGAGALSCEFQNGALRTSLAAVPNRTRFYLSKMAMVGGLALVVGQVSGLVTFVAGQALMGPYALELGDPGTYRSIVGCGLYLALMALFAAGLAAVLKSGTAVLSLLIPFVLLVSFIVGEASGGVAQFLPDRAGQMVMHSQTQDGLGPWTGLGVMALWAGAAVFGGWLAVRRRDA, translated from the coding sequence ATGCGCGCCGCTCTGCCCACCGCACCCACCCTGCACTCGGAATGGATCAAGATTCGGTCGCTGCGTGGAACATTCTGGGCGCTGATAGCCGTCTTCGCCGCCACCGCGGGAATCCAGGTGCTGACGGCTGCGGCGATAGGCCAGGCAGAAGCCGGCAGCATGGGACAGGACCCGCTCTACGCGGCCTACTACGGACTCATCTTCGGCCAGATCGCCGCCATGACCTTCGGTGCGGGCGCCCTGTCCTGCGAGTTCCAGAACGGCGCTCTGCGCACCTCTCTGGCCGCCGTGCCGAACCGCACCCGGTTCTACCTGTCGAAGATGGCGATGGTGGGCGGACTGGCCCTGGTGGTCGGTCAGGTCTCGGGACTGGTCACCTTCGTCGCGGGCCAGGCGTTGATGGGCCCGTACGCCCTTGAGCTCGGCGACCCGGGTACCTACCGTTCCATCGTCGGCTGCGGGCTCTACCTCGCACTGATGGCCCTGTTCGCCGCCGGGCTGGCCGCCGTGCTGAAGAGCGGCACTGCCGTGCTGAGCCTGCTCATACCCTTCGTCCTGCTGGTCTCGTTCATCGTTGGCGAGGCTTCCGGCGGCGTGGCCCAGTTCCTGCCGGACCGTGCCGGCCAGATGGTGATGCACTCGCAGACGCAGGACGGTCTCGGTCCCTGGACGGGCCTCGGCGTGATGGCACTGTGGGCGGGCGCTGCGGTGTTCGGCGGCTGGCTGGCGGTGCGGCGCCGGGACGCGTGA
- the mug gene encoding G/U mismatch-specific DNA glycosylase — protein MTPDELNAARDRVLPDVVAGGLRVLFCGINPGLLSAATGHHFARPGNRFWPVLHLSGFTPRRLAPSEQEELLTYRLGITNVVARATARADELSTEEFREGGRILTAKVELLRPQWLAVVGVTAYRTAFGEKKAQIGPQERTIGSTRVWALPNPSGLNAHWTAETMAQEYARLRAAAESEA, from the coding sequence CTGACCCCCGACGAGCTCAACGCCGCCCGTGACCGCGTCCTCCCGGACGTGGTCGCGGGCGGTCTGCGTGTGCTGTTCTGCGGCATCAACCCGGGTCTCCTCTCCGCCGCGACGGGCCACCACTTCGCCCGCCCCGGCAACCGTTTCTGGCCTGTGCTGCACCTGTCGGGTTTCACCCCCCGCCGGCTGGCCCCCTCCGAGCAGGAGGAGCTGCTGACCTACCGCCTCGGCATCACCAACGTCGTGGCCCGCGCCACTGCCCGCGCGGACGAGCTCAGCACCGAGGAGTTCCGCGAGGGTGGCCGCATCCTCACAGCCAAGGTGGAGCTCCTCCGCCCCCAGTGGCTCGCGGTGGTCGGAGTCACCGCCTACCGCACGGCCTTCGGTGAGAAGAAGGCACAGATCGGCCCCCAGGAGCGGACCATCGGCTCCACCCGCGTCTGGGCCCTCCCCAACCCCAGTGGCCTCAACGCCCATTGGACGGCGGAGACCATGGCCCAGGAATACGCCCGCCTCCGCGCAGCCGCCGAATCCGAAGCCTAG
- the purB gene encoding adenylosuccinate lyase has translation MTAKPRIPNVLAGRYASAELAVLWSPEYKVTLERRLWLAVLRAQKDLGIEVPDAALADYERVLETVDLASIAEREKVTRHDVKARIEEFNALAGHEHVHKGMTSRDLTENVEQLQIRLSLELARDRTVAVLARLGKLAGEHAELVMAGRSHNVAAQATTLGKRFATAADELLVAYDRLENLLDRYPLRGIKGPVGTAQDMLDLLGGDATKLADLEQRIATHLGFAQAFTSVGQVYPRSLDYDVVTALVQLAAAPSSIAKTIRLMAGHELVTEGFKPGQVGSSAMPHKMNTRSCERVNGLMVILRGYASMTGELAGDQWNEGDVSCSVVRRIALPDAFFAFDGLLETFLTVLDEFGAFPAVVARELDRYLPFLATTKVLMGAVRAGVGREAAHEVIKEHAVASALAMREQGAERNELLDKLAADERMPLDRAQLDALMADKLSFTGAAGDQVAAVVSRIEAIAKQHPEAAAYAPGSIL, from the coding sequence GTGACAGCCAAGCCCCGCATCCCCAATGTCCTGGCCGGCCGCTACGCCTCCGCGGAGCTCGCCGTCCTGTGGTCCCCCGAGTACAAGGTGACGCTGGAGCGGCGGCTGTGGCTCGCCGTGCTGCGCGCCCAGAAGGACCTCGGCATCGAGGTCCCCGACGCGGCCCTCGCCGACTACGAGCGCGTCCTGGAGACCGTCGACCTGGCCTCCATCGCCGAGCGCGAGAAGGTCACCCGGCACGACGTGAAGGCCCGCATCGAGGAGTTCAACGCCCTCGCCGGTCACGAGCACGTCCACAAGGGCATGACCTCGCGCGACCTCACCGAGAACGTCGAGCAGCTCCAGATCCGGCTCTCCCTCGAGCTGGCCCGCGACCGCACCGTCGCCGTCCTCGCCCGCCTCGGCAAGCTGGCCGGCGAGCACGCCGAGCTGGTCATGGCCGGCCGCTCCCACAACGTGGCCGCGCAGGCCACCACCCTGGGCAAGCGCTTCGCCACCGCGGCCGACGAACTCCTGGTCGCCTACGACCGCCTGGAGAACCTCCTCGACCGCTACCCGCTGCGCGGCATCAAGGGCCCCGTCGGCACCGCCCAGGACATGCTCGACCTGCTCGGTGGCGACGCCACCAAGCTCGCCGACCTGGAGCAGCGGATCGCCACCCACCTCGGCTTCGCCCAGGCCTTCACCTCGGTCGGCCAGGTCTACCCGCGCTCGCTCGACTACGACGTGGTCACCGCCCTGGTCCAGCTGGCCGCAGCACCCTCCTCCATCGCCAAGACGATCCGCCTGATGGCCGGCCACGAGCTGGTGACGGAGGGCTTCAAGCCCGGCCAGGTCGGCTCCTCCGCGATGCCGCACAAGATGAACACCCGCTCCTGCGAGCGCGTGAACGGCCTGATGGTCATCCTGCGCGGTTACGCCTCGATGACCGGCGAGCTGGCCGGCGACCAGTGGAACGAGGGCGACGTCTCCTGCTCCGTGGTCCGCCGCATCGCCCTGCCGGACGCGTTCTTCGCCTTCGACGGCCTGTTGGAGACCTTCCTGACGGTCCTCGACGAGTTCGGCGCCTTCCCGGCGGTCGTGGCCCGTGAGCTGGACCGCTACCTGCCGTTCCTCGCGACCACCAAGGTCCTGATGGGCGCGGTGCGGGCCGGGGTGGGCCGCGAGGCCGCCCACGAGGTCATCAAGGAGCACGCGGTGGCCTCGGCCCTCGCGATGCGCGAGCAGGGCGCCGAGCGCAACGAGCTCCTCGACAAGCTGGCCGCCGACGAGCGGATGCCGCTGGACCGGGCGCAGCTCGACGCGCTGATGGCCGACAAGCTGTCCTTCACCGGCGCCGCGGGCGACCAGGTGGCGGCGGTGGTCTCCCGCATCGAGGCGATCGCCAAGCAGCACCCGGAGGCCGCCGCATACGCTCCGGGGTCGATCCTCTGA
- a CDS encoding SGNH/GDSL hydrolase family protein — MEMNAHYTSFVAVGDSFTEGMSDLLPDGSYRGWADLLAARLAAREPDFRYANLAVRGKLIGQIAADQAPVAAAMGADVVALVGGLNDTLRPKVDMGHVREHLEAAVELLAPSCKQLVLMRSPGRNGPVMERFRPRMEELFLFIEELAARHGALVVDLYGSPALADPRMWDVDRLHLTPEGHRRVAEAVWQTLGLPAEDDWRAELPATEPPGWTVRRAQDLSFARRHLLPWIGRRLTGRSSGDGRPAKRPELLPYAPHEDQRVS; from the coding sequence ATGGAGATGAATGCGCACTACACCAGTTTCGTCGCGGTCGGCGACTCCTTCACCGAGGGGATGTCCGACCTGCTCCCCGACGGCTCCTACCGGGGCTGGGCCGACCTGCTGGCCGCCCGCCTGGCGGCGCGCGAGCCGGACTTCCGCTACGCGAACCTCGCGGTCCGCGGGAAGCTGATCGGGCAGATCGCCGCGGACCAGGCGCCGGTCGCGGCCGCGATGGGCGCCGACGTGGTGGCCCTGGTGGGCGGGCTGAACGACACCCTGCGCCCCAAGGTGGACATGGGTCACGTCCGGGAGCACCTGGAGGCGGCCGTGGAACTCCTCGCACCCTCCTGCAAGCAGCTGGTCCTGATGCGCTCCCCGGGGCGCAACGGCCCCGTGATGGAACGCTTCCGCCCCCGCATGGAGGAGCTCTTCCTCTTCATCGAGGAGCTCGCGGCACGGCACGGCGCCCTCGTCGTCGACCTGTACGGGTCCCCCGCGCTGGCCGACCCCCGCATGTGGGACGTGGACCGGCTGCACCTCACGCCCGAAGGCCACCGCCGGGTGGCCGAGGCCGTCTGGCAGACGCTGGGCCTGCCCGCCGAGGACGACTGGCGCGCCGAGCTTCCGGCCACCGAGCCCCCGGGCTGGACGGTGCGACGAGCCCAGGACCTGAGCTTCGCCCGTCGGCACCTGCTCCCCTGGATCGGCCGTCGCCTGACGGGCCGTTCCTCCGGGGACGGCCGACCGGCGAAGCGCCCGGAGCTCCTCCCGTACGCCCCGCACGAGGACCAGCGCGTCTCGTAG